Within the Corynebacterium afermentans subsp. lipophilum genome, the region ACCGCACGCGCGCGAGCACGTATTCTGGGGAGCGTATTGCCCGACTGAAGCCAGGAGGTTGAAGTGGCCCAGAAAGAGACCAACATGGAAGACGCTCGCGCGAAGACCGCGTCCGAGGTTGACACCAACATTCTCTCGCTGCGCGAAGGCGTGGCGTCCTACCTGCATGATGCGGACCCCGAGGAAACCCAGGAATGGATGGACTCCCTCGACGGGCTGCTCGAAGAATCCGATCCGGAGCGCGCACGCTACCTCATGCTGCGCCTGATCGAGCGCGCCAACGCAAAGCGTGTGCCGCTGCCGGCGCTGTCCTCGACCGACCTGGTCAACACCATCCCCACCAAGCTCGAGCCGGAATTCCCGGGCGACGAGCAGATTGAGAAGCGCTACCGCCGCTGGATGCGCTGGAACGCCGCAGTGATGGTGCACCGCGCGCAGCGCCCCGGCATCGCAGTCGGCGGCCACATCTCCACCTACGCCTCCGCGGCGGCGCTGTACGAGGTCGGCTTCAACCACTTCTTCAAGGGCAAGGACGCGCCGCAGGGCGGCGACCAGGTCTTCTTCCAGGGCCACGCCTCCCCCGGCATGTACGCCCGCGCCTTCATGGAAGGCCGCCTGAGCGAAGACGACCTGGATGGCTTCCGCCAGGAGCACTCCCGCAAGCAGGGCGGCCTGCCGTCCTACCCGCACCCGCACGGCATGCCGGAGTTCTGGGAATTCCCCACCGTGTCCATGGGCCTCGGCCCGATGAACGCCATCTACCAGGCACGCTTTAACAAGTACCTGCAGGACCGCGGCATCAAGGACACCGACCAGCAGCACGTCTGGGCGTTCCTCGGCGACGGCGAGATGGACGAGCCGGAATCCCGCGGCCTGATCCAGATGGCCTCCCTGTACGGCCTGGACAACCTCACCTTCGTGATCAACTGCAACCTGCAGCGTCTCGACGGCCCGGTGCGCGGCAACGGCCAGATCGTCCAGGAGCTGGAGAGCTTCTTCGTCGGCGCCGGCTGGAACGTGATCAAGGTCGTGTGGGGCCGCGAGTGGGACGAACTGCTGGAAAAGGATGAGGACGGCGCGCTCGTCCACATCATGAACACCACCAAGGACGGCGACTACCAGACCTTCAAGGCCAACGACGGTGCCTACGTCCGCGAACACTTCTTCGGCCGCGACGAGCGCACCAAGAAGCTCGTCGAGGACATGACCGACGAGGAGATCTGGAACCTGCGCCGCGGCGGCCACGACTACCGCAAGGTCTATGCCGCCTACAAGCGCGCCCTGGAGACCAAGGGCAAGCCGACCGTCATCCTCGCCCACACCGTCAAGGGCTACGGCCTCGGCCACAACTTCGAGGGCCGCAACGCCACCCACCAGATGAAGAAGCTGGCCCTGGAGGACCTCAAGCTCTTCCGCGACAAGCAGCAGATCCCCATCTCCGACGAGGAGCTGGAGAAGGATCCGTTCATGCCGCCGTACTACCACCCCGGCGAGGACGCCGAGGAGATCAAGTACCTGAAGAAGCGCCGCGAGGAGCTCGGCGGCTACCTGCCGGAGCGCCGCCAGGACTACTCCCCGGTCGAGCTTCCGGAGTTTGAAAAGACCTTCAAGGCGCTGTTCAAGGACTCCGGCAAGCAGGAAGTCGCCTCCACCATGGCGCTCGTGCGCACCTTCAAGGCGCTCATGCGCGACAAGGAGCTGGGCAAGCGCATCGTCCCGATCATCCCGGACGAGGCCCGCACCTTCGGCCTGGACTCCTGGTTCCCGACGCTGAAGATCTACAACCCGCACGGCCAGAACTACGTGCCGGTGGACCACGACCTGCAGCTGTCCTACAAGGAGGCCACCGACGGCCAGATCCTGCACGAGGGCATCAACGAGGACGGCTCGTCGGCCTCCTTCATCGCCGCAGCGACGTCCTACGCCACCCACGGTGAGCCGATGATCCCGATGTACATCTTCTACTCGATGTTCGGCTTCCAGCGCACCGGCGACAACTTCTGGGCCGCCGGCGACCAGATGGGCCGCGGCTTCATCATCGGCGCCACCGCCGGCCGCACCACCCTGTTCGGTGAGGGCCTGCAGCACATGGACGGCCACTCCCCGATCCTGGCGTCCACCAACCCGGCCGTCATCCCGTACGACCCGGCGTTCGCCTACGAGATGCCCTATATCATCTCCAAGGGCATCGAGCGCATGTACGGCCAGGGCGCCGGCAAGGACGAGAACGTGATGTACTACATCACCGTCTACAACCAGCCCCACCACCAGCCGGCACGCCCGGAGAACCTGGACGTGGAGGGCCTGCACAAGGGCATCTACCTTTACGACGAAGGCAAGGATCTGGACAACAAGGTCTCCCTCCTCGCCTCCGGCGTGGGCATGCAGCAGGCGCTGCGCGCCCAGGAGATCCTGCAGGAGAAGTACAACGTCGGCGCCGCGATCTACTCCGTGACCTCCTGGACCGAGCTCGCCCGCGAGGGCCAGGCCAAGGCCGCCGAGCAGCTGCTCAACCCGGGTGAAGAGGTCGAGGAGGCGTTTGCCACCAAGCAGCTGAAGCAGACCTCCGGCCCGTACATCGCGACCTCGGACTTCGCGTCCGACCTGCAGGAGCAGATCCGCGCCTACGTCCCGGGCCAGTACATCGTGCTCGGTGCCGACGGCTTCGGCTTCGCCGACACCCGCGAAGGCGCCCGCCGCTTCTTCAACATCGACGCCGAGTCCATGACCGTCGCCGCCCTGCTCGGCCTGGCCAACGAAGGCAAGATCGACCGCTCCGTGGCTGCCCAGGCGGCCAAGGACCTGAAGATCGACGACCCGACCGCCACCGCCGCCGACGAGGACGGCGAGGACGTCGGCCCGGAGAACGCCGCCGAGTAGTTCTTTGGGGCTCTGGGCTTAGCGCCTAGCGACGAAGGGGCGTTCCCGGTTGCGGAACGCCCCTTTTGTTGTGCCTTTTTGGGGTTCGGCAGGGGTGCCTGACAGATTACAGCGGACACTTGCGCCGACCTGGGCCGATGCGGGCCCGCTGACAGATTCCGCCGCGATCCGTCATGGAGTGCCGTCCAAACGGCTGGTTTGGCGGCCCGGTGCAAATTTGTTCACGGCGTGGTGAATGATCCCGCACCATTCGAGCATCCGACCTGGGCAGAGTGAACAAATTGCACGGGGAAAGAAGATTCGTTCACTGGATCGCAGAACCCGGGTGAACAAATTTGCGGCAAGCCCCGGCGTCCGCCGCTACTGCAACGGTCCCCTACATCTTGGGCAGGAACTGTTGCAGCTGCGGCCACGTGAAGGCGGCTGCGCCAACCAAAAGTGCGAGGACGCCGAAGATGAGGCCGAGCTTCTGTGCCGTGGACGAGCCCGTTTCTGCCTCGGGCGCAGGAGCCGGCTTCGATGGCTCAGGCTGCAGCGCCGGGTCCTCGGGCAGCGTCACGCCTTGCCCGGAGTTGTCGATGGCTGTCCATGTCCTGCGCTCGCTCCCGTCCTCGAACACGGTGACGACCTCGAAGTTTGCGTCGCTGTAGGAGTCGGTCGGCACTTTCGCTGTGATGGTTCCGGTCGCCTGGTCCACGCTCCAGTCCCAGCCATCGCCGCCGGTGACTTTCCACTCCGCATTCGTCGGTAGGTCTAGGTGGAACTGATTCTCTGGCGTCAGCGTCAGGGTCTGGCCGGGATCGGCGGGGACACGGGCGTCGTAAACCGGGTTGTAGTAGAACGCATCATCGGAGGTCAGCTTGATCTTCTGCGGGTACAGCTCATGCGACCCGTCTGGGAACTTCACGCGGATCGCGAATTCGATGACGTTCTCCCCCGGCTGCGGAGGCGCTTCCCTGGTGTAGTTGTTTAACCGGACGGCAAGGGGCTGGCTCACATACTCGCGCTCTCCGTTAAACAGCTGCGCCTTGTTACGCAGCGTGTCTTCGCCGGTCTGCTTCCATACCGTCCCCTCCGGCACGCCGAGAAGCTCGTACTCGGTGGTCTCGGTGTAGCCATCGCTCGGTTTGAAATGCACGTGCCGCGGCGCGGGGTCGAAGTGCGGCGTGTACTCGTCGGCCATCGCGGCGGAGGCGGCGGGCGCGATCAGGCCGGCGGCGACGACAACCACGGCCGGGAGTGCGAAGCGTTGCATGCGCTTATCATAACGGCATGGAACTTTCGCAGCGGTTGGACCTTGGCGGCTTGCTCGCCGACGACTCGGACGCCCAAGAGCAGGCGGAGGCGCGGGGCACGTTCGCGCGCATCGCGGAGCTCGTGGAGGACGTCTCCGGCGTCGAGCTTGAACCGGAAACAACGATTGACGGGAGCGGGATTTCGTCGTTAAGCCGTATTGAGCTCGCCGTTCGCATCGAGGAGGAGTTCGCAGTGCCTATCGACGAGCACGTCTACGCCCAATGCACCACCGCCCAAGACCTCGCCGACTATGTGGAGGAACACCAGTGATTTCGTATTTGACCGACATGGATGGTGTCCTGCACCGCGAGGGCGAGATCATCCCCGGCGCCAAGGAGTTCGTCGGCGCGCTGCGCAGCGAAGACATCGATTTTATGGTGCTGACCAACAACTCGATCCAGACCCCACGCGATCTGTCCGCAAAGCTGATGCGCATGGGCCTTGACATCGAACCGGAGCGCATCTGGACCTCCGCCACGGCGACCGCGAAGTTTTTGTCGCAACAGGCAGGCGAGGCCTCCGCGTACGTCATCGGGGAAGCTGGCTTGACGACGGCTTTGCACGAAATCGGCTGGATCCTCACCGACACGGACCCCGACTTCGTCGTGCTGGGCGAAACCCGCACCTACTCCTTCGAAGCGCTGACCACCGCGTCGAACCTGATCCGCAACGGCTCGCGGTTCATCGCCACCAACCCGGATCTGACCGGCCCGGGGCCCGCAGGCGTGGTGCCGGCGACCGGGTCCGTGGCCACCATGATCACCGCCGTGACCGGCATGGAGCCCTACTACGTGGGCAAACCGAACCCGGTGATGATGCGCTCGGCGCTGAACAACATCGGCGCGCACTCCGAGAACACGGTGATGATCGGCGACCGCATGGACACCGACGTCAAGGCCGGCCTCGAGGCGGGTATGCGCACCGTGCTCGTGCGCTCGGGTATCGCCGACGACTCCGAGATAGCCAAGTACCCCTTCCGCCCCACCGCGGTGCTGGATTCAGTGGCGGACCTGGTGGAGCGGATCTGGGATCCGTTCGGCGACGGGTTCTACACCGGAAGCGGCAGCGAGTAGTCGCAGTCGACGGCGCGAGTTGGCGCGCCCTATTGACGAGCTTCACTGACAGCCTCGAAGTCTGTTTAACCTGCACTTCGCTAAGGCCGACGTCGCTGTAATTGGCCATCGTCTTCTTTTGCAGCACCGTGTTCAAGGCCTTCGCGGCATCCTTTTCACCAGCCAATTCGAGCATGCGCACCGCCTCGAAGTGATCGGCAGATCGGTTGTATTC harbors:
- the aceE gene encoding pyruvate dehydrogenase (acetyl-transferring), homodimeric type, with the protein product MEDARAKTASEVDTNILSLREGVASYLHDADPEETQEWMDSLDGLLEESDPERARYLMLRLIERANAKRVPLPALSSTDLVNTIPTKLEPEFPGDEQIEKRYRRWMRWNAAVMVHRAQRPGIAVGGHISTYASAAALYEVGFNHFFKGKDAPQGGDQVFFQGHASPGMYARAFMEGRLSEDDLDGFRQEHSRKQGGLPSYPHPHGMPEFWEFPTVSMGLGPMNAIYQARFNKYLQDRGIKDTDQQHVWAFLGDGEMDEPESRGLIQMASLYGLDNLTFVINCNLQRLDGPVRGNGQIVQELESFFVGAGWNVIKVVWGREWDELLEKDEDGALVHIMNTTKDGDYQTFKANDGAYVREHFFGRDERTKKLVEDMTDEEIWNLRRGGHDYRKVYAAYKRALETKGKPTVILAHTVKGYGLGHNFEGRNATHQMKKLALEDLKLFRDKQQIPISDEELEKDPFMPPYYHPGEDAEEIKYLKKRREELGGYLPERRQDYSPVELPEFEKTFKALFKDSGKQEVASTMALVRTFKALMRDKELGKRIVPIIPDEARTFGLDSWFPTLKIYNPHGQNYVPVDHDLQLSYKEATDGQILHEGINEDGSSASFIAAATSYATHGEPMIPMYIFYSMFGFQRTGDNFWAAGDQMGRGFIIGATAGRTTLFGEGLQHMDGHSPILASTNPAVIPYDPAFAYEMPYIISKGIERMYGQGAGKDENVMYYITVYNQPHHQPARPENLDVEGLHKGIYLYDEGKDLDNKVSLLASGVGMQQALRAQEILQEKYNVGAAIYSVTSWTELAREGQAKAAEQLLNPGEEVEEAFATKQLKQTSGPYIATSDFASDLQEQIRAYVPGQYIVLGADGFGFADTREGARRFFNIDAESMTVAALLGLANEGKIDRSVAAQAAKDLKIDDPTATAADEDGEDVGPENAAE
- a CDS encoding Rib/alpha-like domain-containing protein; the protein is MQRFALPAVVVVAAGLIAPAASAAMADEYTPHFDPAPRHVHFKPSDGYTETTEYELLGVPEGTVWKQTGEDTLRNKAQLFNGEREYVSQPLAVRLNNYTREAPPQPGENVIEFAIRVKFPDGSHELYPQKIKLTSDDAFYYNPVYDARVPADPGQTLTLTPENQFHLDLPTNAEWKVTGGDGWDWSVDQATGTITAKVPTDSYSDANFEVVTVFEDGSERRTWTAIDNSGQGVTLPEDPALQPEPSKPAPAPEAETGSSTAQKLGLIFGVLALLVGAAAFTWPQLQQFLPKM
- a CDS encoding acyl carrier protein — protein: MELSQRLDLGGLLADDSDAQEQAEARGTFARIAELVEDVSGVELEPETTIDGSGISSLSRIELAVRIEEEFAVPIDEHVYAQCTTAQDLADYVEEHQ
- a CDS encoding HAD-IIA family hydrolase, producing the protein MHHRPRPRRLCGGTPVISYLTDMDGVLHREGEIIPGAKEFVGALRSEDIDFMVLTNNSIQTPRDLSAKLMRMGLDIEPERIWTSATATAKFLSQQAGEASAYVIGEAGLTTALHEIGWILTDTDPDFVVLGETRTYSFEALTTASNLIRNGSRFIATNPDLTGPGPAGVVPATGSVATMITAVTGMEPYYVGKPNPVMMRSALNNIGAHSENTVMIGDRMDTDVKAGLEAGMRTVLVRSGIADDSEIAKYPFRPTAVLDSVADLVERIWDPFGDGFYTGSGSE